GCCTGCCGGTCGTTGCCGTGCTCTATCGCCTGACGCCCGAGCATCCCTATCCCGCGGCGCTCGACGATGCGCTCGCGGTCTATCAGGCGCTTGAAAAGGATCGCAAGGCGAGCCGCATCGGCGTGTTCGGGACGTCGGCCGGTGCAGGGCTGTCGGGGCAGCTTGTCGCGAAGCTGACCAGCATGGGCAAACCGATGCCGGCAGCGCTCGGCTATTTCTCCGGCAATGCCGATGCCAGCGTGAAAGGTGATTCGGAATCGTGGATGCCCGGCCCCGGTTTCGACTGGGTCGCCACCTATGCGGGCAAGACGCCGCTCACCGACCCGATCCTGTCCCCGATACATGGCGACATCTCGGGCTTTCCGCCGACATTGCTGGTAACCAGCACGCGCGACTTTTTGCTCAGTCCCACGTCGATCTTTGCCCGCGCGCTGACCGAAAAAGGCGTCGACGCGCGCCTTGTCGTGTTCGACGGCCTGCCGCACGCCTTCTGGGCTTATATGGACATTCCCGAAAGCGACCAGGCGAACGAACTGATTGCGCGGTTCTTCAAGGAAAAGCTCGCTGCTGCGAAATAGCCGGGCGGATCAACCGTTCGCGAGATGGTCTCGGTAGCGGTCGCGAAGCGTTTTCTTGTCGATCTTGCCTGTCGCGGTCAGCGGAACGGTGTCGAACAATATGTCGTCGGGCATCCACCAGCGCACGACGCGGGTTTCGAGATGTGCGCGGATGGCATCCGCGGCAACCGTCTCGCCGTCATGCGTTTCGATGACGAGCAGCGGCCGTTCCTCCCACTTCGGGTGATGAACGCCGATCACTGCGGCAATGCGGACGCCGGGGCAGCCGACCGCGGCATTTTCAAGGTCGATCGAACTGATCCATTCGCCCCCGGACTTGATGACGTCCTTCGCGCGGTCGGTAAGGCGCAGGAAGCCGAAGCGGTCGATCGTCCCGATATCGCCGGTATCGAACCAACCGTCGGTATCGGCGGCGGGAAGGTCGGGGTAATAGCGATCGACCACCCACGGCCCGCGCACCTGCAGCTTGCCGGCCTGTTCGCCATCCCACGCCAGCGGAGCGCCTTCGTCGTCGATGATGCGCAGCTCGATCCCGAACTGCATCCGGCCCTGACGCGTCAGGATCGTTTCGGTCGCGAATTCTTCGCCCTCTGCCATCAGCAGCGGGGTAGGGGTCGCGATCACGCCGAGCGGATTTGTCTCGGTCATCCCCCATATCTGGAGGACCGTGACGCCATAGCGTTCACGGAAGGTCTCGGCCATCGCACGCGGGACCGCCGATCCGCCGATGACGAGGCGCTTGAGGTCGCCAACGCCTTTCCCGCTGGTTTCGAGATAGGCGAGATACATCGTCCAGATCGTCGGTACGCCGCCCGAAAAGGTGACGCCTTCATCGAGGATCAGTTCGGCAAGGCTGGCGCCGTCCATCTTGTCGCACGGCAGGACGAGCTTGCAGCCGTTGATCGCGGCCGTGAACGGCAAGCCCCATGCCGTCGCATGATACATCGACGAGCAGGGCATGATGGCGTCGAAGGCGCTGAACCCGAACGCACTGCTGAGGCCCGCCGCCATCCCGTGCAGCACGATCGAACGGTGACTGTAGAGCACGCCCTTGGGGTCGCCGGTGGTGCCCGAGGTGTAGCAGAGGAAGGCCGCAGCATTTTCGTCGAAGCGCGGCCAGTCGAAATTGCCGTCCTCAGCGGCGATCATCGCCTCATAGGGTGCGCCGAGCAGCACATAATGCTCGATCGCGGGCAACATCGGCTTCAACCGCTCGACCAGGTCGGCGAGATTGGTATCGAAGAAGAGGATGCGGCTGCCCGCATGGTTGATGGTGAAGGCGATCTGCTCGTCGCTGAGCCGCGGGTTCGCTGTATGCAGAACCGCGCCGATGCCGGGGACGCCGTAGAAGAGTTCGAGATGCCGGTGGGTGTTCCATGCGAGCGACGAGACACGGCCGCCGCTATCGATCCCGAGCGTTCCGAGCATCTGTGCGGCCTGCCGTGAGCGCCGCTCGCAGCCCGCCCAGTCATAGCGCCATAGCGGCTCGCCCGCGAGCTTGGAGACGATCTCGCGCGCGCCATGTGCGCGCGCGGCGTGGGTCAGTATCGCACTGATCTGCAGGGGGGCGTCCTGCATCAAACCGGGCAGCATCGTCTCTCCTTTCGTGGCGCTTATCGCGCCGTCGGTGGCAACAGGTCGTAACGGTCGATAAAATCGGCGGTTACACCATTTGTCCAGCCGAACCCGGTCTGCGTTTCATATTCTCCGCCGCCGCCCGCCCCCGACGTCTCGACGTCATATTTCTCGAACAACAGGCCGGTGCGGGCAAAAGTCGCGCCAACCGTATGGACCCAGCGCGCCGCGATGTCCCGCGCCAAGGCATTATGCCCATAGTTTTGCAGGCCCGCGACGGCGATCCATTGCAGCGGCGCCCATCCGTTCGGCCGGTCCCATTGCTGGCCGGAGTGGTTCAGCGTCGTGTTGAGCCCACCGGAAGCAAGCAGGCCGCTCTCGACCGCTTTTGCCGTCGCGTCGGCTTGTTCCTGCGTGGCGGCACCGACAAGAAGCGGCGCCAGAGAAGCAGCCGTCAGCGGGCTGCGAAGCATTCCGTTCCCGATATCGTAGTCGCCGAAATAGCCATCGGCCGCATTCCAGAGATAGATATTCATCGCCTCGCGCCGGTCGGCGGCAAGGCGTTCGTAATAGGTAGCCTCGGCGTCGCCGCTCACGGCGATGGCGGTTTCCAGGCCGAACAGGAACGCGTTGAGATCGATCGGGGCGATCATCGTCGTGCGGATCGACGAGAGCGCTTCGCCGTCCAGCCAGCGCGACGAAAAATCCCAGCCGCTTTCGGCGCCGGCGCGAAGGTCGCGATAGACGTCGCCGGCGGGACGGCTGCTGTCGGAAGCGGTCGCCACATCCTCGCGCCAGCTTTCGTCGCGGGGCGTATCACGCGGGTCCCAATAGCGGTTGAGCAGATGGCCGTCGGAGAGCCGCGCGACGCGGGCGCTTTGTTGGCCGGGCGCAACGCTTTCGGCGCCCTCCATCCACCATGCATGTTCGCGCTTCATCGCCGACAGCCGCCGCGCCGCAACCTGGGGCCGGTCGTCGCCGAGCAGTTCGACCATCATATGGAACAGCGGCGGCTGCGACCGGCCGAGATAATAGGTACGCGATCCGTTGGGAATGTGCCCGTGCGCGTCGATCAGGTCGGTCAGCGCATCGACGATTCCGTTGGCGAGCTCGAGTTCGCCATCGCGGACGAGACCGAGCATCGTGAAGAAGCTGTCCCAGTAATAGATTTCGCGAAAACGTCCGCCGGGGACGACGTGCCGGTGCTGGACGGGGAGGGCCGATCCGCTTGCGGCCTGTTCGGGCGCGCGGGCGAGATCCTTCCAGAGAGCGCGGATATGGTCGCGGAGCGGTAGCACCGCGGGGCGTGCGCCCTCCGCCGCGACGGGCAGGTCGAAATTGGCCGCGATGAACGAGAGCAGCGCCTCGTCTCCTGCGGGAAGCTGCGCGAAATCGCGCATGATCTCCGCCACGGGCCGCTTGGGCAGCGCGTCGACGAAGGTCTTGCCGTCGGGCAGGATGGCGCGCTCCTGCACCTTTGCAAGCAGCGGGCCATAAAGGTCCGCAGGGCTGGGTTCGGCACCCATCAGCTTGCCAGATGACGTTGGAAAAAGGCAGCTTGCGCCGCGAGCGCGTCGTCGGTCTCGGGGCACTCCATATAAGCCCAGAAGGCATGAAGCATGCCTTCATAAACCATCAGGTCGGCCTCGACGCCGGCCTTTCGCAGCGCAAGATGGAAGCGCACCGTCTGGCTCAGCAACTGGTCGCGGGTGCTGGTCATCAGCATCGTCGGCGGCAGTCCCGACAGGTCGCCGTAGATCGGGGACAACAGCGGATCGGTGCGGTCGGTTCCCACACTGTAATCGGCCAGGGTTTCGGGCGCCGACCGCGACCCCATGATCGGCGGTAGAAAGGCTTCGCAATCGCTGACGAGCGCGAAATCGGCGGACCCCGAAAAGACACCCGCTGCCCCCGGCAATGGCAGTCCCTCGGCCTTGATCCGTGCGAGAAGCTGCGCCGTCAGAACGGCGCCTGCCGAGGTGCCGTAAATGCCGATCGATCCGGCCGGCCGATGCTCCAGCGCATCCCTATAGACCGCCAGCGCATCGTCCACCGCCGCAGGAAACGGATGTTCGGGCGCCATGCGATACATGACGGTGATGATCGAAATCCCGGTCAGCCCCGCGATCGGAATCGTTTCAGTCTCCGACCCCGAATCGACCATGAAGCCGCCGCCATGAAAGTTGATCAGCAGCCGCCGGTTGGCAGCGGTGTCGCTTCCGCGGCGCCGCACAAACTTGACGGGGACGCCGGCGACCTTGCCCTTCTCGACCTCGACATCGAACCGCTTCGCGCGGCTCTTGTTCAGCGGCTTCAGATGATTGGCGGCCGCCGCACGCACCGCCTTACGCGTGATCGCGTTGCGCATCAGCGTCGCGGTCATTTCGGGCGCAGAGCCTGCCTTTACGAGAGGCTCCATGGCCGCGCGGGCTTCCGCGCTGACGGTCGGCGCGAAAGGCGGCTGAACGGGAGAGGCCGCCACCCGGTCAGTTCCCGAACCGGTAGCCGATCCGCACCCCGTACATCCGCGGTTCGGTATAGGTCAGTCCGACCATGCCCGACGACTGCGCATATTGGTCGAGCACGCCGACCGGCTTCGCCTCGTTGGTGATATTGTTGGCGAACAGCGTCAGGTCGATCGGGCGCCCCCCGATGTCCTTGAGCCCAATGCTGCCGTTGAGCACACCATAAGCAGGCAGGAAGTTGTAGAAACTGCTGTTGGTTTGCGCTGTCGAGACCCGGCTCTGGCGGGCATAGTTGACCGCCAGTACCAGATCGCCCGCGCTGCCCAGCGACGTCTCGTACGAGCCGCCGACCGAAATCTTGTGCTTGGGCGTATAGGGGAAGGGCGCGCCGTTGAGGATCGCTCCGGCGCTTCCGTCGGCAACCTCGGTATAGCGCGCGTCGATATAGGAGTAGCTGCCGTTCAGCGTCAGCCCCTTTACCGGGACGACCGCGAGGTTGAACTCGACGCCCTGGATCTTGCCTTTCGCCGCGCTGCGCGTGACGTTGAGCAGCACCGGCCCGCTCGGTGTATCGACCGCCTCTGCCGTGGTGCGCTGGATATTGTCATAGATGCCGCGATAGGCCGCGACGTTGGCGCGAACATCGACATTGCCGAGCGAGAATTGCGACTTCAGCCCGACCTCGATGTCGGACAGCCGTTCGGGCTTGTAGGTGCGGAACTGCGAACCGACCGGCACCGGGCCGTTGACGCCGCCAGACTTATAGGCGTCGCGCGCGGTGACATAGACGTGGACGCCCGGCGTCACATCATAATCGAGCGTCGCGGTATAGCTTGGATAGTCGCTGTCGACCGAACCCGAGACTTCGGGCGGTCCACCGATGGTCTGCGCCGTGAAGCTATGCTCCCAGGTGTAGCGGAGGCCGCCGGTGACGCTGAGCCCGGTGAGTGCCGGGGAAAGCTTGCCGAGATCGACCGTCGCCTGCCCGAATATCGCCTCGCTTTTGTTCGTCTGGGTGAAGAAGCCCGAGATTGTCGGAACGAGCGTCCCGATCGGGAAGAAGATATATGTTTCGATTCCTGCAGGATCGCTCCAGCTCTGCCGGTCGAGATAACCGCCGACCGAGAAATCGACCGCATCGTCGAACAGCTTACCCTGTAGTTGCAATTCCTCGGTGAAGAAATTGGGGGCTACGGTCGGGATGCGTCCGGTCTGCCCGGCGATCGGGAACGGCATCGCATCATAATCATAGCCGTAAATGGTACGCAGTTCGGAATAGCTGATGATGTTGCGCAGCTTGATATTGTCGCTGAGCTGCACCGACGCCTGGTTGATCACCTGCCAATATTTCGTCTCCGAAAACTGGTCGAGGTCATAGGATACGCGGCGCGGGCCGCGTGCCTGCTGCTCGGCGACCGCGGTGAGCACACCTGGGTAGAAGGCGGCGACCGGAAGGAACCCCAATCCCAATGCTGTGGCGTCGAACCCCGCGGCGGGATTATACGCACCGAGCACGGTGCCGCCGCCATTATTGTCCGAATGATAATAGCGCAGCAT
This sequence is a window from Sphingopyxis sp. USTB-05. Protein-coding genes within it:
- a CDS encoding alpha/beta hydrolase encodes the protein MQDWPLPETVTPKGRAVASEMAAQKMPDPLPPVEEIRKFADMMQATFGAQLEKRYEVRIETSTIAGVPVRIVYPKGVSELGTGPVLLNLHGGGFAIDSGSLTETIPVAARSGLPVVAVLYRLTPEHPYPAALDDALAVYQALEKDRKASRIGVFGTSAGAGLSGQLVAKLTSMGKPMPAALGYFSGNADASVKGDSESWMPGPGFDWVATYAGKTPLTDPILSPIHGDISGFPPTLLVTSTRDFLLSPTSIFARALTEKGVDARLVVFDGLPHAFWAYMDIPESDQANELIARFFKEKLAAAK
- a CDS encoding long-chain fatty acid--CoA ligase, with protein sequence MLPGLMQDAPLQISAILTHAARAHGAREIVSKLAGEPLWRYDWAGCERRSRQAAQMLGTLGIDSGGRVSSLAWNTHRHLELFYGVPGIGAVLHTANPRLSDEQIAFTINHAGSRILFFDTNLADLVERLKPMLPAIEHYVLLGAPYEAMIAAEDGNFDWPRFDENAAAFLCYTSGTTGDPKGVLYSHRSIVLHGMAAGLSSAFGFSAFDAIMPCSSMYHATAWGLPFTAAINGCKLVLPCDKMDGASLAELILDEGVTFSGGVPTIWTMYLAYLETSGKGVGDLKRLVIGGSAVPRAMAETFRERYGVTVLQIWGMTETNPLGVIATPTPLLMAEGEEFATETILTRQGRMQFGIELRIIDDEGAPLAWDGEQAGKLQVRGPWVVDRYYPDLPAADTDGWFDTGDIGTIDRFGFLRLTDRAKDVIKSGGEWISSIDLENAAVGCPGVRIAAVIGVHHPKWEERPLLVIETHDGETVAADAIRAHLETRVVRWWMPDDILFDTVPLTATGKIDKKTLRDRYRDHLANG
- the treF gene encoding alpha,alpha-trehalase TreF, which gives rise to MGAEPSPADLYGPLLAKVQERAILPDGKTFVDALPKRPVAEIMRDFAQLPAGDEALLSFIAANFDLPVAAEGARPAVLPLRDHIRALWKDLARAPEQAASGSALPVQHRHVVPGGRFREIYYWDSFFTMLGLVRDGELELANGIVDALTDLIDAHGHIPNGSRTYYLGRSQPPLFHMMVELLGDDRPQVAARRLSAMKREHAWWMEGAESVAPGQQSARVARLSDGHLLNRYWDPRDTPRDESWREDVATASDSSRPAGDVYRDLRAGAESGWDFSSRWLDGEALSSIRTTMIAPIDLNAFLFGLETAIAVSGDAEATYYERLAADRREAMNIYLWNAADGYFGDYDIGNGMLRSPLTAASLAPLLVGAATQEQADATAKAVESGLLASGGLNTTLNHSGQQWDRPNGWAPLQWIAVAGLQNYGHNALARDIAARWVHTVGATFARTGLLFEKYDVETSGAGGGGEYETQTGFGWTNGVTADFIDRYDLLPPTAR
- a CDS encoding alpha/beta hydrolase, giving the protein MTATLMRNAITRKAVRAAAANHLKPLNKSRAKRFDVEVEKGKVAGVPVKFVRRRGSDTAANRRLLINFHGGGFMVDSGSETETIPIAGLTGISIITVMYRMAPEHPFPAAVDDALAVYRDALEHRPAGSIGIYGTSAGAVLTAQLLARIKAEGLPLPGAAGVFSGSADFALVSDCEAFLPPIMGSRSAPETLADYSVGTDRTDPLLSPIYGDLSGLPPTMLMTSTRDQLLSQTVRFHLALRKAGVEADLMVYEGMLHAFWAYMECPETDDALAAQAAFFQRHLAS
- a CDS encoding TonB-dependent receptor; this encodes MISMRSAFLLALASSASLLPAAAFAQTETPPADETATSDDSGLGDIIVTARRREENLQSVPIAVTAFTDEALEQKGVTDRTSLADNTPSLFTISGGYPREFAYFALRGQGPAFGSTPGVVNYFAEVPNSVNVDGRVGTYFDMANIQVLAGPQGTLFGKNATGGNILFEPVKPKDEFEGYVRVQLGNYNDRRIEGALNTPIVPGRVMLRVAGEVGRRDGYTKDVGPFFEGKDYDNLSYESFRFGLTLAPTDNVELYTMLRYYHSDNNGGGTVLGAYNPAAGFDATALGLGFLPVAAFYPGVLTAVAEQQARGPRRVSYDLDQFSETKYWQVINQASVQLSDNIKLRNIISYSELRTIYGYDYDAMPFPIAGQTGRIPTVAPNFFTEELQLQGKLFDDAVDFSVGGYLDRQSWSDPAGIETYIFFPIGTLVPTISGFFTQTNKSEAIFGQATVDLGKLSPALTGLSVTGGLRYTWEHSFTAQTIGGPPEVSGSVDSDYPSYTATLDYDVTPGVHVYVTARDAYKSGGVNGPVPVGSQFRTYKPERLSDIEVGLKSQFSLGNVDVRANVAAYRGIYDNIQRTTAEAVDTPSGPVLLNVTRSAAKGKIQGVEFNLAVVPVKGLTLNGSYSYIDARYTEVADGSAGAILNGAPFPYTPKHKISVGGSYETSLGSAGDLVLAVNYARQSRVSTAQTNSSFYNFLPAYGVLNGSIGLKDIGGRPIDLTLFANNITNEAKPVGVLDQYAQSSGMVGLTYTEPRMYGVRIGYRFGN